The Anastrepha obliqua isolate idAnaObli1 chromosome 5, idAnaObli1_1.0, whole genome shotgun sequence DNA window TTGAGGTatagaattttaaattgaaataaaacaacgaaaattccaaTTGATTggcaatttttattatgtttgtgTAGAattattcatgacatttatttttttaaagataatccctttcaaatgttagccgcaactgcgccgtaattcggccatccttaaacaacaattttgaatcactcgctggaggacttcggtcagtATCTGGTATCTCTTGAATAACttcagtaatgttggcttccaatgtctcaatcgaaactggtttatccacaaagcatttagactttacatgccCCCTGAAATAAAAGTGATGAAAGGTGTAATATCACACGATAttggtggtcaatccactggtccgacaCGAGCGATAAATTACTCACCGAAaggacgacgcagtaaattcattgtttcacgggctgcatGGCAaatagcaccgtcttgttggaaccaaatgttggaGAGATCACGGACTTCAATTTCTGGCAtcgaaaagtcgtttatcatggcgccaTAGTTTTTGCCATTCACTATTACATTGGcgtcagcctcgtctttgaagagatatgagccgatgattcctccagcccataggacgcaccaaatggttgttttcaatggatgtaatggccgttcttgaatggcttcgggttgctcttcagcccaaatacggctcCTCGCTGAACACCAAAGTTGGCCTGAGCACGCGATTAACACTTTCCACAGATCGTCGTTTTTCGTAATACAGTTATACGATTTGTAAATGTTATTGAGGCGTAAGCCTTTTTATGACATGTCAatgaatagtgaaaaaaattatgtatttagtctGACAGTAGTCGGGCGTGATCTGCCAAAAAAACCTCTATTTGcgaaagtacctccaatctgatcactctttactaagaaaattagaattttgaatacttttgtGAGGCGCTGTATGTACAAAAACCTACATAATTATCCACGAAGAAAAAAGTCTGGAAGTTTTAGAGGCCAAAAAGGGTGACAGATGCTTTGATACGAATAATATGTACGAATACGTCTGTCAAAACGAATACATTTCGTTTATTGCCACAAAGCTGACGTGCAAAACGCGGGGGCATGCTACAATAAAGACTTACCGTATTTAAACAAATCAGCAATTTTGTAGTAGCGGTAAATCTttctttgcatacatatgtatgtgggtgttaatttatttacaaatttattgcaGGAAACATTGAAGGAGAGTACCCCATgaccagaaagtaccgggaatgtttaaataaaccaAACAGAGTTAactttcaggcaaatttattttatcttcttcaaaatatgacctgtCTGAagtaacacacatgtgccaacgtttaacccaatcctccatgcacccctggtagccCGACGaagagatggccttcagctctttCGTCGTAttttctttgatctcctctatcgactaaaatctccttccacgaagtggtaacttcaacatGGGAAGCAAAGAGAAGTCACACGGGGCCATATTAGgtaaatacggtgcttgcacgatggtatttacttggtgtttgatcAATcctgcaaaatccaagaattatttGCCGGCATTTCCAgccggccaggcagacactaatgatcccatggcgctaaaaagtatagatgtgtgtcttatagtcctaccaacataaggcaaaaatatggaccggttcccacgtgcgcggttcgtttaaattaaacattcccgatactttttgatcatagggttaTACCCTAAAAGAAATAAAGCAGATAGTTTCAGACAGTAAGTTAGTGTTAACTGAACTCAGTTGCTGTAAAAAGAGCTGTTAATgacataaacaaacaaaagttacttcattattcattttattcTCCATTTTACAGTCGCTGAATTATCGTTTTACTCTTATTTATGACGTTTCCATTCATTTTGTTAACGAGAATGGTATTCGTTGTCGAAATGTTTAACTTATAAACTAGAAAAATCGctccaaatattttcaattatttcaaacCACGGATTAAGTATGAATAATGATCATTAACTATTTACTTGCTAATTTGTGTTATATTTCCGTTTCtctacattttctttatttcgctATTTGTGcgtaaattctcaaatttcttaTTCTTCTATCTGATAGTACCAGCTAGATACGTAAAGCAGAAAGCCCATTCTGCCAataaaatatcgggaattgttcatttaaaaagcgagCGGCATATGTGtactaaattgtttttttgctgttcctctatagtgtcgcagagtttgaacgtgatctgtcaattgcTTGTTTTTGGCGTTTAATTaaatcagtcaaccgcaggtgtgcccTGCGATTTTCAccatggataaaaatatcgaacaaagaatttgtcttgaatttggtgttttgaacgggattttgtTTgccaaatcgttgaaaatgtcgcagatagcctatggcgagtgtgctttatcaaaacaaCGGgtatacgagtggtataaggcttttgcagagggccgagaagtcgtggaagatttggtccgatctggtcgcccatcaacgtcttcaatggattaaaacgtcgacaaagtcaaggaaatggtgctggaaaaccatcatttaagtttgagagaggtagctcgtgaccttagcgtgtctcacgaatcaattcccaacattttacaccatcaattgggcatgagacgcgtggctgctcggcTCGTTCCAAGATAGTTGCattcctttaaaaaaattcatcggaagaaggtggctggagacatgcttgagcaagtgaattcggacccaatgtttatccagcgcatcataacaggtgatgagacgtgggtatatgagtttgacatgcaaaccggtcaacaggcggctgaatggcgctatccacatgagccgaaacctaAAATACCacatcaaagtcggtcaaaagggaaaaccatgctactcgttttctttgattatcatggtgttgtgcactcggaattcattccaaatggttttacggtaaatagagaatattttttggaagttatgcgacgtttgagaaagaatgtgcgtaggaaacggcccaatttatGGAAAGTAAACttatggatcttgcaccatgataacgcatcgtttcacaaggctcatattgtgaacacttttttgaccaaaatctcGACAAAAATCATCgaacatccaccgtattcaccggacttagccccttgtgactttttccttttcacaAAACTTAAACTGctactccgcggacgccgctttgagtcgatagaggccattaagaagaattcgctgaaggagctgaagaagatcgctccaaacgcgtttaaaaggtgctttaatgactggactaatcgttggtatatgtgtattgcttcgaatggagcctattttgaaggcgataaaatcaattttgatgattaaacaattattttgcgttttactgaacaattcccggtacttttctTACAGAATGTACATACGCATTAAGTCGCACCTGCGTATGGCGAAATAGAGACTTTCCAGACTCTCACTCATTGCGGCCAGACCAACGACGCGAATGTGGAACTCCtcaattttttatgtacatatacgagtgTATCGACATTAATCTATttcggcggccaccgtagcagaatgggttggtgtgtgactaccattcggaattcggagaacgtaggtcCGAATATTCGtgcataaaacaacaaaatgaagcataggttgtttctaatagcaggcaatggcaaaatcttcgagtgtatttccgccatgaaaaaactccagACACAAAACATTTGACGTTCGGAGTATACTTAACCCCTTAGCCTACACGATATCTACCAATTGCGCgagctataatacgcaagaAATTCGTTCGCGCGCCGTGCCATTCAACTGTTCAGCCGTGTACCCGAACTGGCGCAAAGTGTATACTTTTCGtaacatatatatttcaatgcaacgaaaggaattgtgaaataataaacaatgtttaggtacaaatagtaattttaaGATGTCTAGGAAGTAATCATAATCAATTGATCACAAAGTCTTtaccacgagtcagactcgttgTTTTCGCTTATGGCACAAATTCTTtaccacgagtcagactcgtggCTATAGGCTAAAgggttaaaactgtaggtgcctccatttgtggaacaacatcaagacgcacgccacaaatagaaggaggagctcagccaaacacctaacgtaAGTCCCCAATAGTGCACAGCTCTTTTCAAAGGCATTTTAAAAACCCAAAATATtgagaaaacaaaataagaaaggTGCTAGacgtctaaataaatatttcggttCATAAATGTATTATCGtcgtaaacaaaaaactttttgcagtttactcaaaattatttcttttacatgtttttatagtTCTTTGCAAATTTCCAACTCGTGATTTGTTGAAGTACAAAATAACCAAATAATGATGATACGTTGCCTTCGTATGTATTGATATgcgaaaacaaaacaatataccAACAAATGCAATAGTTCGCATACGAATATACGAATATAAATTACTTATCACGCATGCGTGTCACATACACAATGGTCGATGGTAGATTTCATTCGGTTTTCGAATGGGCGCCTTCAACTTAAATATCGCTTCACAGGTCatatattcgtatgtatgtacatatgtatgtacgcaattCTTGGGTTCGGGAACTACGACGGAGTGAGCGCACGTTCTCGCGATAGTTAGATTCACATTGGTCGTATTATCCAGAGTTATTGACATCTATTGAGAATTCAGCTACTGAATCTCCAACTGATGCAGTTTAAGtatggatgtacatatgtatatatgtatgtactttgccGACATGGCTCATTTTCAAATATGCTTATTAACACCAACACACTAAATATTTACCTCACCTATactcttacatatatatgtacgtatttgtactcgtatatgaacacatttgaacAAGTATGCGTATTAACAACTTTCACTTTTCATCATGCAAATTTTCATACACACAGGCATCAATCAAATATTATCAAATATGTGAATAAATGCAAAACTGTTAGTAGtttgtaatatacatacaaattcatTTATGCgttttattgtaatttgaaTTGACGCATGCATATatctacatacttacatatgcatatgtatgtattgacacgattttttttcaatttctatacATAGGACATTTCGGGACAAGTTGTGTTAATCACCGGGGGTGGAGGTGGAGTAGGACGGTTGTTGGCGCTGAATTTTGCCAAAATGAATGCTCGCGTCGTCATCTGGGACATTAATTTAGAAGGTATGCATGCTCTTAGTAACGTAGAGGCACAGTATTTAACCACAAACATTTTGACTTTTACAACCATTACTTCCCTCTTTCCATAGCCATCAAAACCACTACTGATTTGCTCGGCCGTAATGGATACACTTGCAAAGGATACGTTGTTGATATATCGGACCGCGATCAAGTATACGAGCGCGCTGCACAAACCATCAACGAAGTGGGTAATGTCGAAATTCTGTGCAATAACGCTGGAGTCGTATGTTGCCGCCCATTCTGGGATCTTCCGGACCGCGTCATACAGAACACCTataacattaacattatttcTCACTATTGGACTGTAAAAGCTTTTTTGCCTTATATGATGCAAAATAACCATGGCCACATTGTGACAGTCGGTTCAGTGACTGGTATGTTAGGTACTTATGGGTGCAGTGATTACAGTGCAACGAAATTTGCCTGCATCGGATTCCATGAAAGTTTATTGACCGATTTGAAGACACATGGCTACGATCGTATTCACATGACTTTGATTTGTCCATATTACATTAATACCGGAATGTTCTCTGGTGTACGACCACGCATGTTTCCAATGTTGGAGCCTCAGTATGTAGCTGACCGCATACTAGAAGCAATTCGAAAGAACGAAGTGTGGTGTGTGCTTCCCAACTCAATACGCACATTCACCCCACTCAAATggtgagtatgtgtgtgtatttatgtcTCCTAAACACTTAAAtgcgtatgtatatacttatatatttttaacagtATTTTACCTGCAAAAGTGTGCTGGGAACTTATGTCGAGAGTTATCCGTGGCCCCGAGTCGATGATGATGTTTCAAGGTCGTGGCAGAGTACCCGCTGGTTAAGCTTTTTTCGGaattatttacataattcatataaatatacttaaatttgaatgtaactttaacttaattataattatatttttttatttcaacataaAATTTAGTCCCATGCATTTTTTACCCGACTAACATAATTTATACTTCGTATCAGTTTTTCTCTCACTTTGCCGATCGGTTTCAAATATGGCGAATTCTCACTTGCCGATGTCATTGCAGAAAGTGTTGCTGTTTTgtagttatgaaaattgcgTTAATCGATTCgactaataattaatatttacgtAATTTTCAGCTTTCTTTTTAGCAACATTTTGTTCTCGAGTTAGAGGTAAAgctgtgtttttgttatttcaggatggaaaaattagttttaaaaacagacaaatttttaaaaaccaagCGCGGAATGAACAAATCTACTTACGCGTGTGCGAAGGGCAATAAAAGCATATGTCGAGAGCACAAAGACAAGGTTTAGTAAGCGACACAAAGTTGAAGTTTGCAACAATTGCTTTTAAACCGAAAtggtattattttttaagcgccttggagaatttttttatttatggtttttttttacacctgatcccaaaaatttttccttgcaaaagtatttttaataacgaatttttaaaatgtgaGTACTACCAAAagggcaaatattttattttattatacttaataaaaatgaaataaaaaaaagaggttgtctgtaaagtcggtttactgacgatagtttaacgtgataacgtcataagaaaatactaattgaatggttgcatttttcaaaagaaaattttaattttatttgtttgatagatattttgtatggatatagagaatgagttaacattaacataacataatatactttaacataacatcacataacataacataacataacataacata harbors:
- the LOC129246861 gene encoding short-chain dehydrogenase/reductase family 16C member 6 isoform X3 — protein: MNARVVIWDINLEAIKTTTDLLGRNGYTCKGYVVDISDRDQVYERAAQTINEVGNVEILCNNAGVVCCRPFWDLPDRVIQNTYNINIISHYWTVKAFLPYMMQNNHGHIVTVGSVTGMLGTYGCSDYSATKFACIGFHESLLTDLKTHGYDRIHMTLICPYYINTGMFSGVRPRMFPMLEPQYVADRILEAIRKNEVWCVLPNSIRTFTPLKCILPAKVCWELMSRVIRGPESMMMFQGRGRVPAG
- the LOC129246861 gene encoding short-chain dehydrogenase/reductase family 16C member 6 isoform X2; this encodes MAISTASKRYILQSQDISGQVVLITGGGGGVGRLLALNFAKMNARVVIWDINLEAIKTTTDLLGRNGYTCKGYVVDISDRDQVYERAAQTINEVGNVEILCNNAGVVCCRPFWDLPDRVIQNTYNINIISHYWTVKAFLPYMMQNNHGHIVTVGSVTGMLGTYGCSDYSATKFACIGFHESLLTDLKTHGYDRIHMTLICPYYINTGMFSGVRPRMFPMLEPQYVADRILEAIRKNEVWCVLPNSIRTFTPLKCILPAKVCWELMSRVIRGPESMMMFQGRGRVPAG
- the LOC129246861 gene encoding short-chain dehydrogenase/reductase family 16C member 6 isoform X1, whose amino-acid sequence is MFGPTSTDPSRLLHMENPLYAICQFIWDLLVFFVKTTFYTMESIYYSLLPNRFRKMKDISGQVVLITGGGGGVGRLLALNFAKMNARVVIWDINLEAIKTTTDLLGRNGYTCKGYVVDISDRDQVYERAAQTINEVGNVEILCNNAGVVCCRPFWDLPDRVIQNTYNINIISHYWTVKAFLPYMMQNNHGHIVTVGSVTGMLGTYGCSDYSATKFACIGFHESLLTDLKTHGYDRIHMTLICPYYINTGMFSGVRPRMFPMLEPQYVADRILEAIRKNEVWCVLPNSIRTFTPLKCILPAKVCWELMSRVIRGPESMMMFQGRGRVPAG